In a single window of the Danio rerio strain Tuebingen ecotype United States chromosome 20, GRCz12tu, whole genome shotgun sequence genome:
- the tfap2b gene encoding transcription factor AP-2-beta isoform X1, producing MSDHLKTRTSVFGSDQQVAHWTVAFTEAPLNFCPGFLQDRHDGVPSHSSRLSQLGSVSQGPYSSAPPLSHTPSSDFQPPYFPPPYQPLPYHQSQDPYSHVSDPYSLNALHQPQQHPWGSRQRQDLQGTESGGLLPQPRASLPQLSGLDPRRDYSTVRRPDVLLHSTHHGLEAGMGDGLSLHGLAHGMDDVQAVEDLNGAMNILDQSVIKKVPVPHKSVASLMMNKDGLIGGISVNVNEVFCSVPGRLSLLSSTSKYKVTVGEVQRRLSPPECLNASLLGGVLRRAKSKNGGRSLREKLEKIGLNLPAGRRKAANVTLLTSLVEGEAVHLARDFGYICETEFPTKAVSEYLNRQHTDPNELHSRKNMLLATKQLCKEFTDLLAQDRTPLGNSRPSPILEPGIQSCLSHFSFITHGFGSPAICAALTALQNYLTEALKGLDKMFLNNPTPNRHTPADGSKGGEKEEKHRK from the exons ATGTCAGATCATTTAAAAACT CGTACAAGTGTTTTTGGCAGTGACCAGCAGGTGGCGCACTGGACTGTTGCTTTCACTGAAGCGCCTTTGAATTTCTGTCCTGGCTTCCTTCAG GATCGCCACGATGGGGTACCGAGTCACAGTTCCAGACTGTCCCAGCTGGGTTCGGTCTCTCAGGGACCGTACTCCAGCGCCCCGCCGCTCTCTCACACACCTTCCTCGGACTTCCAACCGCCGTACTTTCCGCCGCCGTACCAGCCTCTGCCGTATCACCAGAGTCAGGATCCGTACTCACACGTCAGTGACCCGTACTCTCTGAACGCTCTTCACCAGCCCCAGCAGCACCCGTGGGGCTCCCGTCAGCGGCAGGACTTGCAGGGCACGGAGAGCGGAGGTTTACTGCCGCAGCCCAGAGCGTCTTTACCGCAGCTCTCGGGTCTGGACCCCCGGCGGGACTACTCGACCGTGCGCCGGCCGGACGTGCTGCTCCACTCCACACATCACGGGCTCGAGGCGGGGATGGGAGACGGTCTGTCCCTTCATGGCCTGGCGCACGGCATGGATGATGTGCAG GCTGTGGAGGACCTCAATGGCGCGATGAATATTCTGGATCAGTCCGTCATTAAAAAAG TTCCAGTTCCTCACAAAAGCGTCGCTTCTCTGATGATGAACAAAGACGGACTAATCGGAGGGATCTCCGTGAACGTCAACGAGGTTTTCTGCTCGGTGCCCGGCCGCCTGTCTCTTCTTAGCTCCACATCCAAATATAAAGTGACTGTTGGGGAGGTCCAGCGGCGCCTCTCTCCACCGGAGTGCCTGAACGCGTCTCTGCTTGGTGGGGTTCTGCGAAG AGCGAAGTCGAAAAATGGCGGTAGATCACTGAGGGAAAAGCTGGAGAAAATCGGCTTGAATTTGCCCGCGGGGAGACGCAAGGCAGCGAATGTCACATTACTGACGTCTCTAGTAGAAG GAGAAGCTGTTCATTTGGCTCGGGACTTCGGCTACATTTGTGAAACTGAGTTTCCCACAAAAGCCGTGTCTGAATATCTGAACAGACAGCACACTGATCCAAACGAACTGCACTCGCGGAAGAACATGCTGCTCGCCACAAA GCAGTTGTGTAAGGAGTTCACGGACCTGTTGGCTCAGGATCGCACTCCTTTAGGGAACTCTCGGCCTTCGCCCATCCTGGAGCCAGGAATCCAGAGCTGCCTGTCACACTTTAGCTTCATCACGCACGGTTTTGGTTCTCCAGCCATCTGCGCCGCCCTCACGGCTTTGCAGAATTACCTGACTGAAGCCCTTAAAGGCCTCGACAAGATGTTCCTGAACAACCCCACTCCCAACCGACACACACCTGCAGACGGCTCCAAAGGCGGAGAGAAAGAGGAAAAACACAGGAAATGA
- the tfap2b gene encoding transcription factor AP-2-beta isoform X2: MHSLYRDQRANMLWKLVENVKYEDIYEDRHDGVPSHSSRLSQLGSVSQGPYSSAPPLSHTPSSDFQPPYFPPPYQPLPYHQSQDPYSHVSDPYSLNALHQPQQHPWGSRQRQDLQGTESGGLLPQPRASLPQLSGLDPRRDYSTVRRPDVLLHSTHHGLEAGMGDGLSLHGLAHGMDDVQAVEDLNGAMNILDQSVIKKVPVPHKSVASLMMNKDGLIGGISVNVNEVFCSVPGRLSLLSSTSKYKVTVGEVQRRLSPPECLNASLLGGVLRRAKSKNGGRSLREKLEKIGLNLPAGRRKAANVTLLTSLVEGEAVHLARDFGYICETEFPTKAVSEYLNRQHTDPNELHSRKNMLLATKQLCKEFTDLLAQDRTPLGNSRPSPILEPGIQSCLSHFSFITHGFGSPAICAALTALQNYLTEALKGLDKMFLNNPTPNRHTPADGSKGGEKEEKHRK; this comes from the exons ATGCACTCGTTATACAGGGATCAGCGCGCGAACATGCTGTGGAAACTGGTGGAAAATGTCAAGTATGAAGATATATACGAG GATCGCCACGATGGGGTACCGAGTCACAGTTCCAGACTGTCCCAGCTGGGTTCGGTCTCTCAGGGACCGTACTCCAGCGCCCCGCCGCTCTCTCACACACCTTCCTCGGACTTCCAACCGCCGTACTTTCCGCCGCCGTACCAGCCTCTGCCGTATCACCAGAGTCAGGATCCGTACTCACACGTCAGTGACCCGTACTCTCTGAACGCTCTTCACCAGCCCCAGCAGCACCCGTGGGGCTCCCGTCAGCGGCAGGACTTGCAGGGCACGGAGAGCGGAGGTTTACTGCCGCAGCCCAGAGCGTCTTTACCGCAGCTCTCGGGTCTGGACCCCCGGCGGGACTACTCGACCGTGCGCCGGCCGGACGTGCTGCTCCACTCCACACATCACGGGCTCGAGGCGGGGATGGGAGACGGTCTGTCCCTTCATGGCCTGGCGCACGGCATGGATGATGTGCAG GCTGTGGAGGACCTCAATGGCGCGATGAATATTCTGGATCAGTCCGTCATTAAAAAAG TTCCAGTTCCTCACAAAAGCGTCGCTTCTCTGATGATGAACAAAGACGGACTAATCGGAGGGATCTCCGTGAACGTCAACGAGGTTTTCTGCTCGGTGCCCGGCCGCCTGTCTCTTCTTAGCTCCACATCCAAATATAAAGTGACTGTTGGGGAGGTCCAGCGGCGCCTCTCTCCACCGGAGTGCCTGAACGCGTCTCTGCTTGGTGGGGTTCTGCGAAG AGCGAAGTCGAAAAATGGCGGTAGATCACTGAGGGAAAAGCTGGAGAAAATCGGCTTGAATTTGCCCGCGGGGAGACGCAAGGCAGCGAATGTCACATTACTGACGTCTCTAGTAGAAG GAGAAGCTGTTCATTTGGCTCGGGACTTCGGCTACATTTGTGAAACTGAGTTTCCCACAAAAGCCGTGTCTGAATATCTGAACAGACAGCACACTGATCCAAACGAACTGCACTCGCGGAAGAACATGCTGCTCGCCACAAA GCAGTTGTGTAAGGAGTTCACGGACCTGTTGGCTCAGGATCGCACTCCTTTAGGGAACTCTCGGCCTTCGCCCATCCTGGAGCCAGGAATCCAGAGCTGCCTGTCACACTTTAGCTTCATCACGCACGGTTTTGGTTCTCCAGCCATCTGCGCCGCCCTCACGGCTTTGCAGAATTACCTGACTGAAGCCCTTAAAGGCCTCGACAAGATGTTCCTGAACAACCCCACTCCCAACCGACACACACCTGCAGACGGCTCCAAAGGCGGAGAGAAAGAGGAAAAACACAGGAAATGA
- the tfap2b gene encoding transcription factor AP-2-beta isoform 2 (isoform 2 is encoded by transcript variant 2; The RefSeq protein has 2 substitutions compared to this genomic sequence), with translation MLVHAYSSTDRHDGVPSHSSRLSQLGSVSQGPYSSAPPLSHTPSSDFQPPYFPPPYQPLPYHQSQDPYSHVSDPYSLNALHQPQQHPWGSRQRQDLQGTESGGLLPQPRASLPQLSGLDPRRDYSTVRRPDVLLHSTHHGLEAGMGDGLSLHGLAHGMDDVQAVEDLNGAMNTLDQSVIKKVPVPHKSVVSLMMNKDGLIGGISVNVNEVFCSVPGRLSLLSSTSKYKVTVGEVQRRLSPPECLNASLLGGVLRRAKSKNGGRSLREKLEKIGLNLPAGRRKAANVTLLTSLVEGEAVHLARDFGYICETEFPTKAVSEYLNRQHTDPNELHSRKNMLLATKQLCKEFTDLLAQDRTPLGNSRPSPILEPGIQSCLSHFSFITHGFGSPAICAALTALQNYLTEALKGLDKMFLNNPTPNRHTPADGSKGGEKEEKHRK, from the exons ATGTTAGTGCACGCGTATTCCTCCACG GATCGCCACGATGGGGTACCGAGTCACAGTTCCAGACTGTCCCAGCTGGGTTCGGTCTCTCAGGGACCGTACTCCAGCGCCCCGCCGCTCTCTCACACACCTTCCTCGGACTTCCAACCGCCGTACTTTCCGCCGCCGTACCAGCCTCTGCCGTATCACCAGAGTCAGGATCCGTACTCACACGTCAGTGACCCGTACTCTCTGAACGCTCTTCACCAGCCCCAGCAGCACCCGTGGGGCTCCCGTCAGCGGCAGGACTTGCAGGGCACGGAGAGCGGAGGTTTACTGCCGCAGCCCAGAGCGTCTTTACCGCAGCTCTCGGGTCTGGACCCCCGGCGGGACTACTCGACCGTGCGCCGGCCGGACGTGCTGCTCCACTCCACACATCACGGGCTCGAGGCGGGGATGGGAGACGGTCTGTCCCTTCATGGCCTGGCGCACGGCATGGATGATGTGCAG GCTGTGGAGGACCTCAATGGCGCGATGAATATTCTGGATCAGTCCGTCATTAAAAAAG TTCCAGTTCCTCACAAAAGCGTCGCTTCTCTGATGATGAACAAAGACGGACTAATCGGAGGGATCTCCGTGAACGTCAACGAGGTTTTCTGCTCGGTGCCCGGCCGCCTGTCTCTTCTTAGCTCCACATCCAAATATAAAGTGACTGTTGGGGAGGTCCAGCGGCGCCTCTCTCCACCGGAGTGCCTGAACGCGTCTCTGCTTGGTGGGGTTCTGCGAAG AGCGAAGTCGAAAAATGGCGGTAGATCACTGAGGGAAAAGCTGGAGAAAATCGGCTTGAATTTGCCCGCGGGGAGACGCAAGGCAGCGAATGTCACATTACTGACGTCTCTAGTAGAAG GAGAAGCTGTTCATTTGGCTCGGGACTTCGGCTACATTTGTGAAACTGAGTTTCCCACAAAAGCCGTGTCTGAATATCTGAACAGACAGCACACTGATCCAAACGAACTGCACTCGCGGAAGAACATGCTGCTCGCCACAAA GCAGTTGTGTAAGGAGTTCACGGACCTGTTGGCTCAGGATCGCACTCCTTTAGGGAACTCTCGGCCTTCGCCCATCCTGGAGCCAGGAATCCAGAGCTGCCTGTCACACTTTAGCTTCATCACGCACGGTTTTGGTTCTCCAGCCATCTGCGCCGCCCTCACGGCTTTGCAGAATTACCTGACTGAAGCCCTTAAAGGCCTCGACAAGATGTTCCTGAACAACCCCACTCCCAACCGACACACACCTGCAGACGGCTCCAAAGGCGGAGAGAAAGAGGAAAAACACAGGAAATGA